A single Dermacentor variabilis isolate Ectoservices chromosome 9, ASM5094787v1, whole genome shotgun sequence DNA region contains:
- the LOC142557127 gene encoding uncharacterized protein LOC142557127 encodes MCDQQTQSLPVFVSGCTIHCNMCSFSTAQVGTMEQHQLTHTGERPFVCNYCPRTFARCYDLKMHMRIHTDERPYSCPICPSTFHQKSNLQRHMVSHTDERPYKCKRCTRSYRSSSALDYHVKRCTVPVEMPPA; translated from the coding sequence ATGTGTGACCAGCAAACACAGTCTCTCCCTGTGTTTGTAAGTGGCTGCACAATCCACTGCAACATGTGCAGCTTCTCCACAGCGCAGGTGGGAACCATGGAGCAGCACCAGCTCACGCACACGGGGGAACGACCTTTTGTGTGCAACTACTGCCCTCGCACCTTTGCACGCTGCTACGACCTCAAGATGCACATGCGCATCCACACAGATGAGCGACCCTACTCGTGCCCCATCTGCCCGTCGACGTTCCACCAGAAGTCGAACCTGCAGCGCCACATGGTGTCCCACACAGATGAACGGCCCTACAAGTGTAAGCGCTGCACACGGTCATACCGCAGCTCTTCGGCACTCGACTACCATGTGAAACGGTGCACGGT